The Apium graveolens cultivar Ventura chromosome 11, ASM990537v1, whole genome shotgun sequence genome has a window encoding:
- the LOC141698271 gene encoding ethylene-responsive transcription factor CRF1-like, with product MLTYTEHKTHTTLFTHQTKLTGPKTVRISVTDADATDSSGDENDAVLLKPRKIRKFVNEITIESCSTQTNASPVNEEVKLKNSRRKKVAGKSKPARCVMSSGKKYRGVRQRPWGKWAAEIRDPMKRVRLWLGTYDTAEEAAMVYDHAAIKLRGPNALTNFTTPEVKKSAVNVSVSDYNDESAESHSNIRSPMSVLRYNDDSAESTRFTRDELTRVGKVGVNEQVIDSGSAPLVKKEVNDDNFMFGSDPMLDDPFCDTVSDFFGPAGFSMFGFEEEKNGLFFGSSCDYGLKSWPTEDYFQDFGDVFGSDPLVSL from the coding sequence ATGCTTACTTACACTGAACACAAAACACACACCACTCTCTTCACACACCAAACAAAACTCACCGGTCCTAAAACTGTACGCATCTCCGTCACTGACGCCGACGCTACAGACTCCTCCGGCGACGAAAACGACGCCGTTCTCCTCAAGCCCCGAAAAATTCGCAAGTTCGTTAACGAGATCACCATAGAATCTTGCTCCACCCAAACTAATGCTAGCCCTGTTAATGAAGAAGTGAAGCTTAAAAACTCTCGCCGGAAAAAAGTCGCCGGAAAATCAAAACCGGCGAGATGTGTGATGAGCTCTGGGAAGAAGTATAGAGGAGTGAGACAAAGGCCGTGGGGAAAATGGGCGGCTGAGATTAGAGATCCAATGAAACGTGTACGGCTGTGGTTAGGCACGTACGATACTGCTGAAGAAGCTGCTATGGTTTATGACCACGCGGCTATTAAGTTACGTGGACCTAACGCGCTCACTAACTTCACCACTCCCGAGGTGAAAAAGAGTGCTGTGAATGTGTCAGTTTCGGATTATAATGACGAGTCGGCCGAGTCACACAGTAATATCCGGTCTCCTATGTCTGTTTTGAGGTATAATGATGATTCGGCCGAGTCGACTCGGTTCACTCGGGACGAGTTAACTCGTGTGGGAAAGGTTGGCGTGAATGAGCAAGTGATTGACTCGGGCTCGGCCCCACTTGTGAAAAAAGAGGTGAATGATGATAATTTCATGTTCGGGTCGGATCCTATGTTGGATGATCCGTTTTGCGACACGGTTTCGGATTTTTTCGGCCCGGCGGGTTTCAGCATGTTTGGGTTCGAGGAGGAGAAGAATGGGTTGTTTTTCGGGTCGAGTTGTGATTACGGGTTGAAAAGTTGGCCCACGGAGGATTACTTTCAGGACTTTGGTGACGTGTTCGGGTCGGATCCATTAGTGTCATTATGA